TGAAGCTGTTTATCCATCTGGCCTAAAGCTCGCATACTACAACAGCTAGCTCATTGTTTTCTGCGTTtaccagcacaaacacacatcaaaccgTGTTTGATTTTCCTTTGACAGCTTTCTGCCTCTCTCCTCAGATGCCCGGCTCTTCAGGCATGAGTATGAAGAAGACCATTGGACACCGGGGCGTTGAGACTACCACAGGAGAAACTACTTACAAAAAAGTAAGGGCAGGGGTCGGAGTCAGTGACAACAGTGATTTGTTGACACCCGCAGCACTGAGCCGGAGTGATCCAAGGTGTTTACAGTTCAGTGGGTTGGCCTGCATGTTTTGGCGTCTGTATTCTAAAATTAGTTTGGAAGTTCCTCTTGCTGGAAACCCAAGAATAGTGAGTGAAACAGCAGAAGTCACAGGGGTAAAATGCTGTTTGTTCCAGTGCTTACTCTCTTTTCCTCGCTGACCTCCCTAGACTACGTCATCTGCCCTGAAGGGAGCAATCCAATTGGGCATCGCTCACACAGTTGGCAGCTTAAGCCAAAAGGCGGAGAGGGATGTTCTCATGCAGGACTTTGTGGTTGTTGAAAGCATCTTCTTCCCGAGGTTTGTGATTCGAGTTGTGTTTGAATGCATGAAGTGAActgttatttttccattttgcatAGTTTAATGGTTTATCTGTTTCTTGCTCTTTCCAGCGAAGGCAGTAACCTGACTCCTGCTCATCACTACAGTGACTTCCGCTTTAAGACCTATGCTCCTATCGCCTTTCGTTACTTCAGGGAACTGTTTGGCATTCGGCCAGATGACTACCTGGTCAGTATTAACCCCAAGGCTTCACCACAGCTGTGTGTGAATCTCTACATACTGCATATATATTCAGTGGTTTAAGCAAAGCACATGATCCCCTTTTGGAAAAATAATGAACAATAGCTGAaggttttctccttttttttttccaacttgtagcttcagtattttttttctcaaaaatgaTGATGCTTGTGTCTCATCATCACCACATTTGCTGCCACAGTGGGCATGGAGCTGCGCCATCTCAGACAGAATGAGAAGCCGTAGTCCAAGTGCTTTTtggctctgttttttttcctcctgacTCTTTCTCTGCTGTCTGTTTTTTACAGTCAGCACTAGAAATGCTGATAATCATGTCTCTGTAGTTTAAATCGATCAATTGTGCAATCAGGAGCCAGTGACCCATATATCTTActtcagaaacacaaaaactgttttgtttttttgcatttcacATTAATGCGGGTTCATCTGTCTCTTTCTGGAAGTATTCTCTGTGTAACGAGCCGCTGATCGAGCTGTCGAACCCCGGAGCCAGCGGTTCCCTCTTCTACGTCTCCAGTGATGATGAGTTTATCATCAAGACTGTCCAACACAAAGAGGCAGAGTTTCTCCAGAAACTGCTGCCTGGATACTTCATGGTGAGTCTGGATAGAGTGGGAGGTAGGAGTTTGTTCAGAATGAGTGACTTTTACTGCAACAATTCTCAGGTAAGGGGAGGTTTTTCTTCTAATTTAAgtgtctaatttttttttttttttttgtctgttccCTCTCCCTTTCAGAATATAAACCAAAACAAGCGCACCCTGCTGCCTAAGTTTTATGGACTGTATTGCGTTCAGGCAGGCGGTAAGAATATCCGTATTGTTGTGATGAACAATCTCCTGCCCCGAATCATCCCCATGCACCTCAAGTATGACCTGAAAGGCTCCACCTATAAGAGACGGGCTTCCCCtaaggagagagagaaggctGTCCCCACTCACAAAGACCTGGACTTCATCCAGGACATGCCTGATGGCCTGCTGCTGGAAGCAGAAAACTACAATGCTCTGTGCAAGACTATACAGAGGGACTGCCTGGTGAGTTACAGAGATGTGGCTGTTTTGTATAGATTGTTTATTGAAGTACCGAGCACTAAAGTGTATGGAGAATGGCTTGGCAAGCTCAAATAGTACACCACCATGGTAAATTGTTGTTATCCTCTTGCATAAAAGATACAAAAATTGGTATTTCTCTACATACAGCATAAATGTGAAGAAATATCAAAGACTTTTTAGATTCATTTAGTTACTTTAAGCTATTTTTCCATATAATGAAAAGTCCTTACATTGTAGATGGCCTGCAGATTGCTTGACAGATAGTGCAGCACATGTAATGTCGACATGTAGCGCACTGGCACTTCATTAAACGTTACATTTTACAGAGACTACTATAATTTTCAATTTCTCCAAAGTCGATTAGTGGTTGTTGATAGTCGGCGTTGGTTGTTGTTTGCTGTCAAGCTCCAGGATCATCAGCAGACAAGTGTGTAGTGCTGGAAAGATGACTCAAGCTCGCATGACACTGCAAGCTAATACCTTATTTACTTTGAGGGATGGTATCTTTTGAAATGATGGGAGTAGACTGGTGCCATTTATTGTTGCAGTCTGCACAGAATACCAGAATGTTCTGTatcatttttccttttaatcAGACTTATAGCAGCTGCACATGGTTTATTGATTCGATCCATTTCCATTAGCTCATTGTTCCGGGATTTTCAGCCACCAGAGGTTTTGGCTTTCCACCAAAGAAAAATCATTAGGACTgtcatttgtatttttgtttgtttgttttttgcttttttgattTCGGTGTGTTATTTACTTAAGTTTAAAATAGATTTTTGATCAGATGGCTAAAAATAACAGGGTAACTTTTTTGTTGTGTCATGTAAAACCAATTATTTGAGTTATATCTTTGAATGAACTATGAATAACATCTAAATATTTGAAGGCAGTTTGAAAGTAAATCACAAAACCCAACTCAAAAGACTTTTAAGgattcaaaaataatttttaaatagaGAAATGAATATTATTTTTGGAACCAATCCCAAAGGATTTTGTCCTGTAGAAATAAACAATGGAGAAATATCAATTAATTAATCCTCATATTCTAAATCAGGCCTATTCTATAAGTTTATCCTATAGAATTGAATCATaatctgttttttatttgaaatttaacACTTTTATGTAAGAAATTACCTCTTGTGGTCCATACTTTGGAAATCACTGTATTAgagggttacctaggcaactgGATCCTTGAAAACTCTCACTTTGATCCCTGTGTTGATGGGATGTATTTCAACTTTGGGCTCAAACTTTATTTTCAGGATCAAGATTAAATCAGAATCCATTGGTCACATTACAAATATTTTTGTTCTTAACTGTTGCTGGATTGAACACTTAGACCtgttttgtcatattttaaatgagcatAATATATATGACAGCATGTCACATTTATTATTGTACACTCATATCAAGTTTTATTGTCCTGCCTGTGAGTGTTGCCAAAGTCTTTGGCGCCTGTTGTGAAACAGTGTGTCTTTACGTTGATTTACAAATGGTTGTTCCAGTTGTTGCCAGCCGATTCTCATTGCACTTGTTTCTTTGTTGCAGCTCCTGCAGAGTTTCAAGATCATGGATTACAGTCTGTTGATGGGCATCCACAACATGGACCAGGCCAGCAGAGAGAAGGAGCGTAGCGGAGGCAGTTTGGTCGACAATGCGGGGTCCGAAGGAGCAGTGACCCCAGATCAGCGCCGACCACAAGCCCAGAAAAGTCTGTATTGCACTGCCATGGAGTCCATCCAGGGGGAGGCTCGAGGGAAGGGAGCTTTGGATTCAGAAGATCAGTGAGTGTGACCATCAGCACACCTGTATGAGCCTGTATTTGCTTTCTGGGGAAATTGTAGCTGTGAAATGATGGTGAATGAAGCAGTGTGTTCTTTCTGTGACCTTGCAGCATGGGTGGTATTCCTGCTCGCAATAGCAAAGGAGAGAGGTTGCTGATCTACATCGGCATCATCGATATTCTCCAATCTTACAGGTATGAGTGTCAGAGCAGCAAAATCCACTCTTTATATGTGTATTTGATGCTAATTCATAAGCAAGGTTCACACCACTTATGTAAGTTGCACTAAATAGTTTCATTATGTGATATTATTTAGGTTTATCAAGAAGTTGGAGCACTCCTGGAAGGCGCTGGTCCATGATGGGGTAAGAAGTCGTACACTATACATCACAATATGTGTTAATAGACTTTGATTGTAATTGTAGATTGCACGTTAACTCATTAGCTTGGACTACAAAGAACTatgactgctttttttttcacttttaagaGTTGGTGAATTTAAACAGAAATGCTGCTTTATAAGGTCTGTCAGGTTTTAATGATTCTTTTCCTGTTACTTAGGACACAGTTTCAGTTCACAGACCTGGCTTCTATGCAGAGCGCTTCCAACAATTCATGTGCAACACAGTGTTCAAGAAAATTCCACGTACGTGtgtctttttaattttactgcATTGAGAGCAGAGGTGTGAAAAGGCCTGATGATTGCACTGATCATTTCCTGTTCTCCTCTTCAGTTAAACCATCACCATCCAAGAAAAGCCGTGGTGGAGGTCAGGCAGGGCTTAGGAGGGCGCCCACTCTTGGAGCACCCACACCGCTCTCCCACGCGACAGGACAGTCATCTGTGGATTCCAGACTAGTTTACCACTCCCATTTTAAAAGCACAGAGTCAGAGGCGGACAGTGGTAAGAGCCAAGAAGATGAGGTCACAATTAGTAGGTCTGTGGTTACTGCAGTGGTCACTGATGTGGGAACAAGTTCAGGCCCCAAATTTTTTATCAAGCATTGAAAATGAAattggtggaaaaaaaatattaagatAAAGGTCAGCACGATAGCATCAGCAAACTACACAGTGTAGTGACATTTAGTGACATTTGAAACACTAAAATTGTGTTTCAAGTGTCACTGAAATGTTTGGCACTTTATGTCGTCCGATGTCACGCGCACACATGTGCAAAGTCAGACTGGTTACTTGAGGGGGGACTGCTCCTTTCTTTCTTGCAGGTGAACGTCCACATGTCTGTGCAGAAATTGGTTAGTTAACTCTGACTGAGCCAATGTACAGTCACAGAGTCCTGCAGAAGCACACAGCTGTCATCTGCTTACTTTTCAGCTGATTACAACTTCCTATCATAGACGGCAAGAGAAAGGCAGTCTGCAGCCTCAGCCTTTAAATGACTAGTCAGCTAGTTACACTCATCCCTATACTGTATCTGCAGCAGCTCCTTGCATTCCCCACAGGCTTAATTTTATTGTAAACTGCACTCAGCTTTGGATAAGATTGTTAAACTCGCTGTAATTGCCATatgaatatgtttttttctcctcaggTGTGCAGTCAGGAAGGCCAGATCTTGTTCCTAGGACTCCTCCGCTGGTAGACAACCCTGCAGACTGCGAGGCCAATCTGTCCACCTCATCACAAGGCAGCACAGGAGTTGTCTCCACCTCTCCTCCCCTGCGGTAAAACCTCTCATCTTCCTTCTCGTGCTCACGCTGTGTTTTTTCATCTCTTCTGGTCTGACTCTGACTTTCCTCTGCAGCTCTGTAGGCGTGGAAGTGCACAAATCGGCAAACACGGACTGTGACCAGGCTGTTTCCCACAGGTACAGAGTAGTACAGAGTACAGCCAGTGATAagtctattaaaaaaacaaaatcaataaatatgttttttggggtttttttaaactacttttGTTAGTCATTGTGTCTCATTGATTGCTTTTTCCGTTTTGCAGTTTGGGAGTAGAAGGAGCTGCAGATAATCCAGGCAACCTGTCTGGAAATGAAGATGTAGTTTCTCTGTCGGACATCGTCCCTGAGACCAACATCTGTTTCGTAAGTGTGTTTAGTTGCTAGTGTTTGTGCAGGGTGTCAGAAATACAAAACAatcttaattacatttttttctttgcagtaaAAAACACTCCCAGCAATGAGAGACTTCTGGAAACGGCGAGGTGGGTAGAAGAAAGGCAAAATGAACTGGAGTCAGTCATCCACCGCAGACCCTCCGTCGCTCCTCTGCTGTTTTGTGACCTCTGCAGTTTATACAGTAGCCACTGAATAAAACAGCAAGGTTTGCGACCGTGAGGAAAGCAGTGATTTGGACAATGTTGTGCGGTAGGCTCCAGACTTCCTCAGCCATCAGCACTGTCActgtgtgtacatatttgtcCACACCTATCCAAAACTGTCTGATACACACTCAAAAAAAGGCTTGCGGCTCTGAAAGCGGCAGCTTTTTAATAACTGCCAGCATTACATAGACTAGACAAAGATTTCCCTTCATGTCCGTCTGCAGCGATGATATAATAAACAATATAATGAGTTGTATATTGTAttgaaaaaaactaacaaaaaaaaggtCAGCTTCACTATCACCAGTTGATCGTGGAAGGCAGTCAAATTATCCCTTGAAGAGCCAGTCATCCTGCCCACTATCCACAGCATGAGGAGATGTGGGTAGGAGTGGGCAGGGACGGTTcagcaggaacacacacacaaagcacatGAAGGGCATAGCCTACATAGGAGGAATGAATGTTACTGTGCGTTCGTGCACAGTCGAGGTGGGTTCACATTTCC
The genomic region above belongs to Oreochromis niloticus isolate F11D_XX linkage group LG11, O_niloticus_UMD_NMBU, whole genome shotgun sequence and contains:
- the pip5k1ab gene encoding phosphatidylinositol 4-phosphate 5-kinase type-1 alpha isoform X1, which gives rise to MATAGTADMGSTAPTGTSSIRKMAPAEMPGSSGMSMKKTIGHRGVETTTGETTYKKTTSSALKGAIQLGIAHTVGSLSQKAERDVLMQDFVVVESIFFPSEGSNLTPAHHYSDFRFKTYAPIAFRYFRELFGIRPDDYLYSLCNEPLIELSNPGASGSLFYVSSDDEFIIKTVQHKEAEFLQKLLPGYFMNINQNKRTLLPKFYGLYCVQAGGKNIRIVVMNNLLPRIIPMHLKYDLKGSTYKRRASPKEREKAVPTHKDLDFIQDMPDGLLLEAENYNALCKTIQRDCLLLQSFKIMDYSLLMGIHNMDQASREKERSGGSLVDNAGSEGAVTPDQRRPQAQKSLYCTAMESIQGEARGKGALDSEDHMGGIPARNSKGERLLIYIGIIDILQSYRFIKKLEHSWKALVHDGDTVSVHRPGFYAERFQQFMCNTVFKKIPLKPSPSKKSRGGGQAGLRRAPTLGAPTPLSHATGQSSVDSRLVYHSHFKSTESEADSGVQSGRPDLVPRTPPLVDNPADCEANLSTSSQGSTGVVSTSPPLRSVGVEVHKSANTDCDQAVSHSLGVEGAADNPGNLSGNEDVVSLSDIVPETNICF
- the pip5k1ab gene encoding phosphatidylinositol 4-phosphate 5-kinase type-1 alpha isoform X2, which encodes MFWRLYSKISLEVPLAGNPRITTSSALKGAIQLGIAHTVGSLSQKAERDVLMQDFVVVESIFFPSEGSNLTPAHHYSDFRFKTYAPIAFRYFRELFGIRPDDYLYSLCNEPLIELSNPGASGSLFYVSSDDEFIIKTVQHKEAEFLQKLLPGYFMNINQNKRTLLPKFYGLYCVQAGGKNIRIVVMNNLLPRIIPMHLKYDLKGSTYKRRASPKEREKAVPTHKDLDFIQDMPDGLLLEAENYNALCKTIQRDCLLLQSFKIMDYSLLMGIHNMDQASREKERSGGSLVDNAGSEGAVTPDQRRPQAQKSLYCTAMESIQGEARGKGALDSEDHMGGIPARNSKGERLLIYIGIIDILQSYRFIKKLEHSWKALVHDGDTVSVHRPGFYAERFQQFMCNTVFKKIPLKPSPSKKSRGGGQAGLRRAPTLGAPTPLSHATGQSSVDSRLVYHSHFKSTESEADSGVQSGRPDLVPRTPPLVDNPADCEANLSTSSQGSTGVVSTSPPLRSVGVEVHKSANTDCDQAVSHSLGVEGAADNPGNLSGNEDVVSLSDIVPETNICF